A window of the Aspergillus flavus chromosome 6, complete sequence genome harbors these coding sequences:
- a CDS encoding putative L-kynurenine/alpha-aminoadipate aminotransferase: MDHSAAQSACTGASEKRRLLNEIYERRAKAGKLVAGVAAKSNSDLFKATGAGKPKAKRYDSHFSSECKSRLPCVLQQTAGYLKTPGLISLGGGLPSSEYFPFYECTLRVPKPPHFSEKDALSPDSPTAQTVSIGKYDVNNDLSEYDLSIALNYGQSTGSPQMTRFITEHTELVSNPPYADWKVCLTVGNTSALEQTVRMLCDRGRNDSILTEEYTFSSALETFAPQGIKAFGIKMDEEGLLPKNMDAVLSSWDETVRGARKPHLLYTVPSGQNPTGATQSLKRRREIYAVCQKHDIYVIEDEPYYFIQMPHFEGKGTPAQKSSEDIESFLAGLVPSYLSLDVDGRVLRMDSFSKVLMPGSRLGWITASAQVIERYINHAEVANHGPSGISQLMLWKLLDETWGHEGYLKWLMDLKNNYTRRRDMLLAACEQFLPKAIVSWTPPTAGMFLWLKVDHSKHPEYPRRSIEELEEEIFLQGISNGVLCTRGAWFRTEPNTPASGMFFRTTFASASEEAMATAIQRLGQAIRQSYRIE, encoded by the exons ATGGACCATTCTGCAGCTCAATCGGCTTGCACAGGAGCTTCTGAAAAACGGAGACTTCTGAACGAGATCTACGAAAGAAGAGCCAAAGCTGGTAAACTTGTCGCTGGTGTGGCTGCTAAATCCAACAGTGACTTGTTCAAGGCTACG GGAGCTGGAAAGCCGAAAGCTAAACGCTATGACT CTCATTTCAGCTCGGAGTGCAAGTCACGATTGCCCTGTGTGCTTCAACAAACCGCTGGCTACCTCAAAACCCCGGGGCTTATTTCTCTCGGGGGTGGGCTCCCCTCTAGCGAATACTTTCCGTTCTATGAATGCACACTTCGTGTGCCCAAACCGCCACATTTTTCCGAGAAAGATGCGCTATCGCCCGATAGTCCTACAGCCCAGACTGTCAGCATTGGGAAATACGACGTTAATAATGACCTCTCAGAGTATGACCTCTCTATTGCGCTGAACTATGGGCAGTCAACGGGCTCACCCCAGATGACGCGCTTCATTACCGAGCACACCGAGCTAGTCTCTAACCCGCCCTATGCCGACTGGAAAGTCTGTTTGACGGTCGGAAACACCAGTGCCCTCGAGCAAACGGTCCGCATGCTCTGCGATCGTGGACGGAATGACTCCATTCTTACAGAAGAATATACTTTCTCCAGCGCACTTGAAACATTCGCACCCCAAGGCATCAAAGCCTTCGGCATCAAAATGGACGAAGAAGGACTCTTACCGAAGAACATGGATGCTGTCCTCAGTTCTTGGGATGAGACAGTCCGTGGCGCCCGAAAACCACACCTTCTATATACTGTTCCCTCGGGACAGAACCCAACGGGCGCGACCCAAAGTCTCAAGCGACGTCGCGAAATCTATGCAGTCTGCCAGAAGCATGACATTTACGTAATTGAAGATGAGCCATACTACTTCATTCAAATGCCCCATTTCGAGGGAAAGGGCACCCCTGCACAAAAGTCTTCCGAAGACATTGAATCTTTTCTTGCGGGGCTTGTCCCCTCGTATCTGAGCCTTGACGTCGACGGCCGAGTACTGCGTATGGATTCTTTCTCGAAAGTTCTCATGCCAGGATCGAGATTGGGATGGATTACAGCCAGCGCACAAGTAATCGAGCGATATATTAACCACGCCGAGGTTGCTAACCATGGCCCAAGTGGGATCTCACAACTCATGCTCTGGAAGCTGCTTGATGAGACCTGGGGACATGAGGGATACCTGAAATGGTTGATGGATCTGAAAAACAACTATACCAGAAGGAGGGATATGCTGCTTGCCGCTTGCGAGCAGTTTTTGCCCAAAGCCATTGTTAGTTGGACGCCGCCCACAGCGGGCATGTTC CTCTGGCTCAAGGTAGACCATTCAAAACATCCAGAATACCCCCGTCGTTCCATCGAAGAGCTCGAGGAAGAGATTTTCCTCCAGGGTATTAGCAATGGCGTGCTCTGCACTCGCGGCGCCTGGTTCCGCACTGAACCGAACACGCCTGCGAGTGGGATGTTTTTCCGTACAACATTTGCAAGTGCCAGTGAGGAAGCCATGGCCACTGCCATTCAGCGACTGGGCCAGGCGATCCGCCAGTCATATCGAATCGAGTAA
- a CDS encoding short-chain dehydrogenase — MTPICNQETRASELVRHYAPQIAGKIILITGVSPGSLGESFVKQVAVSQPAMFILASRSTSKMQNFIDELGTAYPSIKVKPLYLNLLSFADVRKAAETVNSWTDVPHIDVLVNNAGIMAVPYNLTEDGFESQFQTNHLSHFLFTNLLMGKILASKTPRIVVVSSGVHRVGHIRWSDPNFNGGKYYQRWLGYGQSKTANALMGVSLAEKLGYRGLLVFPICPGVSLTNLAAHGSADLAAFSADLTDMDNIYGNKWLWGMAEMKIKDLDQGAATHVFAAFDTSIAERNGAFLSDCHVADPDKEEVYSWATSKVDAERLWRMSERLVSQEFKY; from the coding sequence ATGACACCCATCTGCAACCAAGAGACCAGAGCCAGTGAGCTTGTACGCCACTACGCCCCTCAAATCGCTGGAAAGATTATTCTCATTACGGGTGTCTCCCCAGGAAGTCTCGGCGAAAGCTTTGTGAAGCAAGTCGCCGTATCACAGCCTGCTATGTTCATCCTCGCTAGCCGCTCGACCTCCAAGATGCAGAACTTCATCGACGAGCTAGGCACAGCATACCCAAGCATCAAGGTCAAACCACTCTacctcaacctcctctcGTTTGCCGACGTCCGGAAAGCGGCAGAGACAGTCAATTCCTGGACTGACGTGCCTCACATCGACGTCTTGGTCAATAACGCTGGCATTATGGCGGTACCATACAATCTGACCGAGGACGGTTTCGAAAGCCAATTCCAAACAAACCACCTCAGTCacttcctcttcaccaatCTCCTCATGGGAAAGATCCTGGCCTCGAAGACCCCACGCATCGTGGTTGTCTCTAGCGGCGTGCACCGCGTTGGCCACATCCGCTGGTCTGATCCGAACTTCAACGGGGGCAAATACTACCAGCGCTGGCTAGGATACGGCCAGTCCAAGACGGCTAACGCCTTGATGGGCGTCTCGCTGGCCGAGAAACTCGGCTACCGCGGCCTCCTCGTCTTTCCGATATGTCCGGGGGTCAGTTTGACGAACCTCGCAGCGCATGGGAGTGCCGATTTAGCAGCGTTCTCTGCGGACCTCACTGATATGGATAATATCTATGGCAATAAGTGGCTATGGGGCATGGCcgagatgaagatcaaaGACTTGGATCAGGGAGCTGCCACACATGTTTTTGCTGCATTTGACACCAGTATTGCGGAGCGGAATGGTGCCTTCCTAAGCGATTGCCATGTCGCAGATCctgacaaggaagaagtgTACTCGTGGGCAACAAGCAAGGTCGACGCAGAGAGGCTATGGAGAATGAGTGAGAGGCTTGTCAGTCAGGAGTTCAAATATTAG
- a CDS encoding putative epoxide hydrolase, whose product MTTPLPLSEGITTRLIPTKTLTFHILESNPDPNTPRPLLLLLHGFPELAFSWRKVIPPLAAAGYHVVAPDQRGFGRTTGWDTRPFSEVDLNTFTLTSFVRDMVTLVHALGYRSVQCVVGHDCGAVTAAMCALVRPDFFRSVVLLSHPFNGSPVLPFGTSSSSSSGEEGEEKGGGGGTESAAGDHVHDELAARGRKHYKWYYSTSPANEEMVEPVTGLGEFLRGYFYLKSGSWGGNQPFPLEGWTAEDLVKLPYYYVMPLEANMREAVQRHMESESEGTVAASKEWLSDEELAVYVGEYARTGFQGGLNWYRVRTAAGGRYTWDFDVYAGRKIEVPAAFVSGKLDWGIYQEPGALEKMVDGRVCSDFRVLRLVDGVGHWAPQECPGVVVEVILELLRGL is encoded by the coding sequence atgacaacccccctccccctctcaGAGGGAATAACCACCCGCCTCATCCCCACAAAAACCCTAACCTTCCACATCCTCGAATCCAACCCCGACCCCAACACCCCACGCCCCCTCCTACTCCTCCTCCACGGCTTCCCCGAACTCGCCTTCTCCTGGCGCAAAGTCATCCCCCCACTAGCAGCAGCTGGCTACCACGTCGTAGCCCCCGACCAGCGCGGCTTCGGCCGCACAACAGGCTGGGACACGAGACCCTTCTCGGAGGTCGACCTGAATACATTCACGCTCACGAGCTTCGTCCGGGACATGGTGACCCTGGTACATGCGCTGGGGTATCGGTCTGTGCAGTGCGTGGTCGGACATGATTGTGGGGCTGTTACGGCGGCGATGTGTGCGCTTGTACGGCCGGATTTCTTTAGGAGTGTTGTGCTTTTGAGTCATCCTTTTAATGGGAGTCCTGTGTTGCCGTTTgggacttcttcttcttcttcctctggagaagaaggggaggagaagggtggtggaggaggaacggAGTCCGCGGCAGGGGACCACGTGCATGATGAGCTTGCTGCGCGCGGCAGGAAGCATTATAAGTGGTATTATTCGACTTCGCCAGCGAATGAAGAGATGGTGGAGCCGGTGACCGGGCTCGGAGAGTTCCTGCGAGGGTACTTTTATCTGAAGAGTGGGAGTTGGGGTGGGAATCAGCCGTTTCCGTTGGAAGGGTGGACGGCTGAGGATTTGGTCAAGTTGCCTTATTACTATGTTATGCCGTTGGAGGCGAATATGCGCGAGGCTGTGCAGAGGCACATGGAGTCGGAGTCGGAGGGGACGGTTGCGGCTTCGAAGGAGTGGTTGTCGGATGAGGAATTGGCGGTTTATGTGGGTGAGTATGCGCGGACGGGGTTCCAGGGTGGGTTGAATTGGTATCGTGTGCGAACGGCTGCTGGGGGCAGGTATACTTGGGATTTTGATGTGTATGCTGGTCGGAAGATTGAGGTACCGGCGGCTTTTGTGTCCGGCAAGTTGGATTGGGGGATTTATCAGGAGCCGGgggctttggagaagatggtggatGGGAGGGTTTGTTCGGATTTTAGGGTGTTGAGGTTGGTGGATGGGGTTGGGCATTGGGCGCCCCAGGAGTGTCCTGGGGTTGTGGTGGAGGTTATTTTGGAGTTGTTACGGGGGTTGTAG
- a CDS encoding P-loop containing nucleoside triphosphate hydrolase protein codes for MANLQSVREPRNREMKILILGLARTGTSSLTAALQQLGYSPYDWPDRCVLGHLPRWTESLQAKYLSRGRPLEADEMDQLTSNFDAIIDTPCCLLVDELIAAYPTAKIILNYRDPDRWLESMQDTVFAVARWPFWRILAYTDPRYAGAIVQHHITLWDEIWGGDEGERCREKFVEHYNYVRKVVPPRRLLEYQVQEGWGPLCRFLEVEEPKEPFPVVHTGSQFMRTAARGWWDCVGRSIRNVTAAAVCLWILVYGFFWGLEVLLRLFVRLD; via the exons ATGGCTAACCTCCAGAGCGTTCGAGAGCCTCGAAACAGGGAAATGAAGATACTGATCCTTGGACTAGCCCGCACCGGCACGTCAT CTCTCACCGCCGCCCTCCAACAATTGGGATACAGTCCCTATGACTGGCCCGACCGATGTGTGCTCGGTCACCTCCCTCGGTGGACCGAAAGCCTCCAAGCGAAATACCTAAGCCGTGGCCGACCACTCGAAGCCGACGAGATGGACCAACTCACCAGTAACTTTGAC GCAATCATCGATACGCCCTGCTGCCTCCTGGTTGACGAACTAATCGCTGCCTACCCCACCGCGAAGATCATCCTCAACTACCGCGATCCAGACAGATGGCTCGAATCAATGCAAGACACCGTATTCGCCGTCGCGCGATGGCCATTCTGGAGAATCCTGGCATACACGGATCCGCGCTACGCAGGGGCAATCGTGCAGCATCACATTACTCTGTGGGATGAGATCtggggaggagatgaaggagagagatGTCGGGAGAAGTTCGTGGAGCACTACAATTATGTACGGAAGGTTGTGCCGCCGCGGCGACTGCTGGAGTATCAAGTGCAGGAAGGATGGGGACCTCTGTGTCGGTTtctggaggtggaggagccCAAGGAGCCATTTCCGGTTGTTCATACGGGGTCACAGTTTATGAGAACTGCTGCGAGGGGGTGGTGGGATTGTGTTGGGAGGAGTATTAGAAATGTGACAGCAGCAGCGGTCTGCCTGTGGATTTTGGTGTATGGGTTCTTTTGGGGACTGGAGGTACTTTTGAGGTTGTTCGTGAGATTAGATTAA